One Jeotgalicoccus saudimassiliensis DNA window includes the following coding sequences:
- a CDS encoding ATP-binding cassette domain-containing protein has translation MSLEVRNLTINYGTKTVLKDVNFNIPDNTIIGLVAPNGTGKTTLFNAIIRFIPINSGEILIDDTVYKNTTKDVKTLHSKITFFPDQAELYEDFSGVEHIEMYRDIWNSGSSNIDEVISRLNMEGYVKNKVKTYSLGMRQRLCFAMMIAADTKIMFMDEIMNGLDPVNVELVSSVLQEIKEDGKIIIVASHLLENLDDYADQIYFLNEQSIYYTYNREESHSEYIKGYITEDKLKHLQLKRGTLYLAGDRICIPLDGMSEGEVFETMRTLKHYSRAEVSLGALGTHEHYLRIYKGERSYETV, from the coding sequence ATGTCATTGGAAGTCAGAAATTTAACGATTAACTACGGTACGAAAACAGTGCTTAAAGATGTTAATTTTAATATCCCGGATAATACGATTATCGGTCTCGTTGCACCGAACGGTACGGGAAAAACGACGTTATTTAATGCAATTATCCGTTTTATTCCGATTAATTCCGGAGAGATTTTAATCGATGATACGGTCTATAAAAACACGACTAAGGATGTTAAAACTCTGCACAGTAAAATTACGTTTTTCCCGGATCAGGCGGAACTGTATGAAGATTTTTCGGGTGTGGAGCATATAGAAATGTACCGGGATATATGGAATTCCGGCAGCAGTAATATCGATGAAGTCATCAGCCGGCTGAATATGGAAGGCTATGTTAAAAACAAAGTAAAAACTTATTCTCTCGGTATGAGGCAGCGGCTCTGTTTTGCGATGATGATTGCGGCGGATACGAAAATTATGTTTATGGATGAGATTATGAACGGACTGGACCCGGTGAACGTTGAACTGGTAAGTTCAGTGCTGCAGGAAATTAAAGAAGACGGCAAGATTATTATCGTTGCGTCCCACTTGCTTGAAAACCTGGATGACTATGCGGACCAGATTTACTTCTTAAATGAACAGAGTATCTATTACACATACAACCGGGAAGAATCTCACAGTGAGTATATAAAAGGCTACATTACAGAAGATAAATTAAAGCATCTGCAGCTTAAAAGGGGTACGCTGTATCTCGCAGGCGACCGTATATGCATTCCTCTGGATGGTATGTCAGAAGGCGAAGTATTTGAAACGATGCGCACGCTGAAACATTACAGCCGTGCTGAAGTCTCTCTCGGTGCCCTCGGCACACACGAGCATTATCTGCGTATTTACAAAGGGGAGAGAAGTTATGAAACGGTTTAG
- a CDS encoding DoxX family protein: protein MKTIMRLILAAVFGIAGVAHFTRSEGFKNIVPHYLPFKDFIVKASGVAELIISFLLVIKRPGSIMKSAINSFLMLVLPANIYMAQNALPLGSIDVPKPLLWARVPLQFVLIKMVNKL from the coding sequence ATGAAAACTATTATGAGACTAATACTTGCGGCTGTTTTCGGTATCGCAGGTGTCGCACACTTTACACGATCTGAAGGATTTAAAAATATTGTTCCGCATTACTTGCCGTTTAAAGACTTTATCGTTAAAGCAAGCGGGGTCGCAGAACTGATAATCAGCTTTCTGCTGGTTATCAAACGCCCGGGAAGTATTATGAAATCTGCAATCAACAGTTTTCTGATGCTCGTGCTTCCTGCAAATATTTATATGGCTCAGAATGCACTGCCGCTCGGCAGTATTGATGTACCGAAACCGCTGTTATGGGCAAGAGTCCCGCTGCAGTTCGTTCTCATTAAAATGGTAAATAAATTATAA
- a CDS encoding DMT family transporter has product MRAALFLMGAITFEVTGTTLLNLSNGFTNATPTVIMLICFGLSFTCLIGALKTIPLSIAYSVWAGLGTAGAGIIGVYLFNEHLSTVNIIGLGVIILGVIVMNISNNDKEETAQ; this is encoded by the coding sequence ATGAGAGCCGCATTATTTTTAATGGGAGCAATAACGTTTGAAGTGACGGGAACAACGCTGCTTAATTTATCGAATGGATTTACAAACGCAACACCTACAGTTATTATGCTGATCTGTTTCGGGTTATCATTTACATGTTTAATCGGTGCACTTAAAACAATCCCGCTGAGCATTGCGTACAGTGTATGGGCAGGACTGGGTACAGCAGGTGCAGGGATTATCGGTGTCTATTTGTTTAATGAGCATCTGTCGACAGTAAATATTATCGGCTTGGGCGTTATAATTCTCGGGGTCATTGTGATGAATATATCTAACAATGATAAAGAAGAAACTGCACAATAA
- a CDS encoding SMR family transporter, giving the protein MGLVYLAGAIISEVFGSSMMKLTAVNNSKKAIIGIVAGYMFAFYMLSLALITLPLSFAYAAWSGVGTMLTAIIGFAVFKEEIRPTTVAGIILLIIGLILMRV; this is encoded by the coding sequence TTGGGACTGGTTTATTTAGCAGGTGCAATTATATCGGAAGTTTTTGGCTCCAGCATGATGAAATTAACAGCGGTAAATAATTCCAAAAAAGCGATTATCGGCATCGTTGCCGGTTATATGTTTGCATTTTATATGCTGTCACTGGCATTGATTACACTGCCGCTCAGCTTTGCCTACGCGGCATGGAGCGGTGTCGGTACGATGTTGACTGCCATTATCGGCTTTGCTGTATTTAAAGAAGAAATCCGGCCAACGACGGTTGCCGGCATAATATTATTAATTATCGGTTTGATATTGATGAGAGTATAG
- a CDS encoding helix-turn-helix transcriptional regulator — MRTRLRELRARDSLNQTQLAKLAKVSRQTISLIEREEYIPSLLIAKRMAKIFNEPIESIFIFDEEEL, encoded by the coding sequence ATGAGAACAAGATTACGCGAACTTCGTGCGAGAGACAGTTTAAACCAGACCCAGCTCGCAAAGCTTGCTAAAGTATCACGGCAGACGATCAGCTTAATCGAACGTGAAGAGTATATCCCGTCGCTGCTGATAGCAAAACGTATGGCTAAAATATTTAACGAACCAATCGAGAGTATTTTTATATTCGACGAGGAGGAGTTATAA
- a CDS encoding DUF3169 family protein, protein MKFTLKIILYGAIGFAAGYLILELLYGRNTDATLEVIYYWLSIVMIVLAAALLIYAFIRRRKLIKLTNDKNRTMNEDDFDVYSYNAFNIITVTTAVPLVLSLIALAIQTMAAENPWLVGFTIILLFISGFMNLQASALINIIYPDKDLPKPGDKKYNQKLLAASDEGELFIMTKALYSSWTLTSMLLFFAMIMMIFYSFVTDESQIFSIVIIGLIMIISQLKYSYEIREK, encoded by the coding sequence ATGAAATTCACATTGAAAATAATTCTGTATGGTGCAATCGGTTTTGCTGCCGGTTATCTGATACTGGAACTCCTTTACGGCAGAAATACAGATGCTACTTTAGAAGTTATATACTACTGGCTGAGTATCGTGATGATTGTTCTCGCTGCCGCACTGCTGATCTATGCATTTATACGCCGCAGAAAACTCATTAAACTGACTAACGATAAAAACCGCACAATGAACGAAGATGATTTTGATGTATACAGCTACAATGCATTTAATATAATTACAGTCACTACTGCTGTGCCGCTTGTACTGTCACTTATAGCACTGGCTATTCAAACGATGGCTGCTGAAAACCCGTGGCTTGTCGGATTCACGATAATATTACTGTTCATATCAGGCTTTATGAATCTGCAGGCATCGGCACTTATTAATATAATTTATCCGGATAAAGATTTACCTAAACCCGGCGATAAAAAATACAACCAGAAACTGCTCGCTGCTTCAGATGAAGGTGAATTATTTATTATGACTAAAGCATTGTACAGCTCATGGACACTCACATCAATGCTGTTATTTTTCGCAATGATTATGATGATATTTTACTCATTCGTTACAGATGAATCACAGATTTTCAGTATTGTAATCATCGGTTTAATTATGATTATAAGTCAGCTTAAATACTCATATGAAATCAGAGAAAAATAG
- a CDS encoding YfcC family protein, with translation MNESKSKRKFVMPHIYVILFALITLSVIATYIVPAGSYDREEVDGRSIIIPDTFSYAEQTPVGILDFMTAIPRGVEETVAIIFGIMAIGALFRVIEKAGIIDVILNFLIRSFGNKGMLIIPTIVIPLALFVALTGNIESSLIFLPALLPLFLRLGYDRMAATGTVLMATVVGFAVAITAPANLGTAQTVAELPLYSGIGFRLIILAVMLAVGILFIIFYIKKVQKDPSKTLITDNVDNSQFIKDETDGPELSTRTYVGTGIFILALGFMLFGIFQYQWYFTELAGFYLFAGIVSGLVAGLKPSGIAEAMNEGIQNIILGALIVGVARAISVVLEDGAILDTVVYGLSIIVTMIPETFVPVAMMVTQGLLNFLIPSGSGQAAATMPIMVGLVDLTDMTRQTAVLAFQFGDGFSNIFYPTSGYFMAALAIAKIKYTDWIKFIWPLLLIWYGLGAVFLIIAYFINWGPF, from the coding sequence ATGAACGAAAGTAAATCAAAACGCAAATTTGTTATGCCCCACATTTACGTAATACTATTCGCTTTAATTACTTTATCTGTAATAGCCACTTACATAGTCCCCGCAGGCTCTTATGACAGAGAAGAAGTTGACGGCCGCTCAATAATCATCCCAGATACATTCAGCTATGCTGAACAAACACCCGTGGGTATTCTGGACTTTATGACTGCAATACCGAGAGGTGTTGAAGAGACGGTTGCTATCATATTCGGTATTATGGCAATCGGTGCTCTATTCAGAGTTATTGAGAAAGCAGGCATTATTGATGTAATACTCAATTTCCTGATTCGGTCATTTGGCAATAAAGGGATGCTGATCATTCCGACAATAGTTATTCCTTTAGCACTATTTGTAGCACTGACGGGTAATATAGAATCATCACTTATATTCTTACCTGCTCTGCTTCCTTTATTTTTACGGCTTGGCTATGACCGTATGGCTGCCACCGGTACTGTCTTAATGGCTACAGTTGTCGGTTTTGCTGTCGCAATTACAGCACCAGCTAACCTAGGAACAGCGCAGACAGTTGCAGAGCTGCCTCTTTATTCGGGAATCGGTTTCCGTTTAATTATCCTGGCAGTAATGCTTGCCGTCGGTATACTGTTTATCATCTTTTATATTAAAAAAGTTCAGAAAGACCCTTCCAAAACTTTAATTACTGATAATGTGGACAATTCTCAGTTTATTAAAGATGAAACTGACGGTCCTGAACTCAGCACACGCACTTATGTAGGTACTGGTATCTTTATTCTTGCACTAGGATTTATGCTATTTGGTATTTTCCAGTATCAATGGTACTTTACCGAACTTGCCGGTTTCTACTTATTCGCAGGTATTGTCAGCGGACTAGTTGCCGGTCTTAAGCCTTCAGGTATTGCTGAAGCAATGAATGAAGGTATTCAGAATATTATTCTCGGTGCATTAATCGTCGGGGTTGCACGCGCTATTTCCGTAGTTCTTGAAGACGGAGCTATCTTAGATACCGTTGTCTACGGCTTAAGCATTATTGTAACAATGATTCCGGAAACATTTGTACCGGTAGCTATGATGGTGACCCAGGGTCTGCTTAACTTCTTAATTCCATCCGGAAGCGGGCAGGCGGCGGCAACAATGCCGATTATGGTCGGCCTTGTTGATTTAACAGATATGACAAGACAGACTGCAGTTCTCGCATTCCAGTTTGGGGACGGATTCTCAAATATCTTCTATCCAACTTCAGGATATTTTATGGCTGCACTCGCTATTGCTAAAATAAAGTATACGGACTGGATTAAATTTATTTGGCCGCTCTTATTAATATGGTATGGTTTAGGTGCTGTGTTCCTGATTATTGCTTACTTCATAAATTGGGGACCATTCTAG
- the hisIE gene encoding bifunctional phosphoribosyl-AMP cyclohydrolase/phosphoribosyl-ATP diphosphatase HisIE, whose protein sequence is MKPDFSKNNGMLSVILQDTNTKQVLMNGFMNKEAFEKTKTDNVVWFYSRSKERLWKKGESSGNVQEVVSMQLDCDQDALLIEVVPHGPTCHTGTQSCFNDDYFSLQTLERTVQNKIQKPEEGSYTKYLIDKGTDKILKKCGEEMTEVIIAAKNKDKQELVDETSDLLYHMLVMLNNEGVSLKDVENKLEERHGEKQEYSIRDDIEKW, encoded by the coding sequence GTGAAACCGGATTTCAGTAAAAATAACGGGATGCTGTCAGTCATACTGCAGGATACGAATACAAAGCAGGTGCTGATGAACGGCTTTATGAATAAAGAAGCTTTTGAGAAAACGAAAACAGACAATGTCGTCTGGTTTTACTCGCGTTCCAAAGAACGATTATGGAAAAAAGGTGAATCGAGCGGTAACGTGCAGGAAGTTGTTTCAATGCAGCTGGACTGCGATCAGGACGCATTGCTGATAGAAGTTGTGCCGCACGGTCCAACATGTCACACAGGCACACAGAGCTGCTTTAACGATGACTATTTCAGCCTGCAGACGCTGGAGCGCACAGTACAGAACAAAATTCAGAAACCTGAAGAAGGATCTTACACTAAATATTTAATCGATAAAGGCACCGATAAAATCCTGAAAAAATGCGGTGAAGAGATGACGGAAGTTATTATCGCTGCGAAAAATAAAGATAAACAGGAACTTGTCGATGAGACGAGTGATCTTCTGTATCACATGCTGGTGATGCTGAATAATGAAGGCGTATCGCTGAAAGACGTCGAGAATAAACTTGAAGAGCGGCACGGTGAAAAACAGGAATACAGTATTCGTGACGATATAGAGAAGTGGTAG
- the hisF gene encoding imidazole glycerol phosphate synthase subunit HisF, with protein MMQKKIIPCLDVKDGAVVKGVNFVDLQHIGKPAELAERYNEEGADELVFLDISKTQEGHALMLDAIRETASVLSIPLTIGGGIKTKDDIKQLLEAGADKVSINSAALSNPEFIREAAEEFGSESIVIAVDVKFSNDLEDYYVYTHGGTKRADKKAAEWIAECEQLGAGALLITSMDHDGVKSGFDLEFLEQAADMVSIPVIASGGAGSIGHFKDLFGRTKVAAGLAASIFHREEVQIGELKQALADDGFEVRVQ; from the coding sequence ATAATGCAGAAAAAAATAATACCATGTCTCGACGTTAAAGACGGTGCAGTAGTTAAAGGTGTTAACTTCGTCGACCTGCAGCACATCGGCAAACCGGCGGAGCTTGCTGAAAGATATAACGAAGAAGGTGCAGATGAACTTGTCTTCCTGGATATCTCGAAAACTCAGGAAGGCCACGCACTGATGCTTGATGCGATTCGCGAAACAGCAAGCGTGTTATCAATTCCCCTGACAATCGGCGGCGGTATCAAAACAAAAGATGATATTAAACAGCTGCTTGAAGCAGGAGCTGATAAGGTCAGCATTAACTCTGCAGCATTATCCAACCCCGAGTTTATCCGTGAAGCAGCAGAAGAATTCGGCAGTGAAAGTATTGTTATTGCTGTAGATGTCAAGTTCAGCAATGACCTTGAAGACTACTATGTCTATACACACGGCGGTACGAAACGTGCAGATAAAAAAGCAGCAGAGTGGATAGCTGAGTGCGAACAGCTCGGAGCGGGAGCACTGCTGATTACAAGCATGGACCACGACGGTGTGAAGAGCGGCTTCGATCTTGAGTTTTTAGAACAGGCAGCAGACATGGTCAGCATTCCTGTTATTGCGAGCGGCGGTGCCGGCAGCATCGGTCACTTTAAAGATCTTTTCGGCAGAACGAAAGTAGCTGCAGGACTTGCAGCATCAATATTCCATAGAGAAGAAGTGCAGATTGGTGAGTTAAAACAAGCGCTCGCTGACGATGGATTCGAGGTGCGTGTGCAGTGA
- a CDS encoding HisA/HisF-related TIM barrel protein, whose translation MNIIPAIDLIDGQNVRLSQGDYEKKSQMKRTPEEALEFYAGYKSVTRIHVVDLMGALKQEALESNLVKKLSELSSLPLEIGGGLRSLETIGKYHEMGVEYFILGTRAIIDVPWLTEAVKKFPGKIFVGVDAKEDDIYINGWTENSGVKIDEYLAEIEALDLAGIIYTDINKDGMGLGPNFENTARINDLTRHKVVASGGVRNKADLDKLESLGITEAIVGKSSHTDEFWEGIE comes from the coding sequence ATGAATATTATTCCGGCGATAGATTTAATTGACGGTCAGAACGTCCGTTTGTCACAAGGGGATTACGAGAAAAAATCACAGATGAAAAGAACGCCTGAAGAAGCACTCGAGTTCTATGCAGGATATAAATCGGTAACGAGAATTCACGTCGTTGATTTAATGGGTGCACTGAAACAAGAAGCGCTGGAATCGAATCTCGTAAAAAAACTGTCAGAGCTGTCTTCACTGCCGCTTGAAATCGGCGGCGGGCTGCGTTCACTTGAAACAATCGGGAAGTATCATGAAATGGGCGTTGAGTATTTTATACTCGGCACACGTGCAATTATTGATGTGCCGTGGCTGACTGAAGCGGTTAAAAAATTTCCCGGGAAAATATTCGTGGGCGTGGATGCAAAGGAAGATGACATTTACATTAACGGATGGACTGAAAACAGCGGCGTTAAAATAGATGAATACTTAGCTGAAATCGAAGCATTGGACCTGGCCGGAATTATCTATACGGATATAAATAAAGACGGTATGGGACTTGGGCCGAACTTTGAAAATACAGCACGAATTAACGATTTAACCCGTCATAAAGTAGTCGCAAGCGGCGGTGTAAGAAATAAAGCAGATCTTGATAAGCTGGAGAGTCTTGGCATAACCGAGGCAATCGTAGGTAAATCCAGTCACACTGATGAATTTTGGGAGGGAATTGAATAA
- the hisB gene encoding imidazoleglycerol-phosphate dehydratase HisB: MTRYSKDRETKETKLSVEIDDEKDFKESEIDTGIGFFDHMLTLFSFHSELYVNIKAEGDLYVDGHHTVEDIGIVLGQLLRELYAEKESYQRYGSMYLPMDESLARVVLDLSGRPHLSFNAVISREKVGDFDTELTEEFFNAVAMNSRMTLHIDLLKTGNSHHEIEAIFKGFARSLKIALQSSESGVPSSKGVIE; the protein is encoded by the coding sequence ATGACTAGGTACAGCAAAGACAGAGAAACGAAAGAGACAAAATTAAGTGTTGAAATAGATGATGAAAAGGACTTTAAAGAGTCTGAAATAGATACGGGCATCGGATTTTTTGACCACATGCTGACACTGTTCAGTTTTCACTCGGAACTGTACGTAAATATTAAGGCGGAAGGTGATCTATACGTTGACGGTCACCACACTGTTGAAGATATCGGTATAGTGCTCGGTCAGCTGCTGAGAGAGCTGTATGCTGAAAAAGAAAGCTATCAGCGCTACGGTTCAATGTACCTGCCGATGGACGAATCACTTGCACGTGTCGTGCTTGATTTATCAGGCAGACCTCACCTCAGCTTTAATGCAGTTATTTCGAGAGAGAAAGTCGGCGACTTTGATACGGAACTTACAGAAGAGTTCTTTAATGCAGTCGCAATGAACTCGAGAATGACACTGCATATCGATCTTTTAAAAACAGGCAACTCACATCATGAAATCGAAGCGATATTCAAAGGCTTTGCACGCAGCCTGAAGATTGCACTGCAGTCATCGGAAAGCGGCGTGCCTTCTTCAAAAGGTGTTATTGAGTAG
- a CDS encoding pyridoxal phosphate-dependent aminotransferase, whose amino-acid sequence MISMDRNTSPKSPLSKEQIIKAVNRTNIEVYPEEELTRFKRLYAERNGFSPENIEVANGSDEWLQKIIMTLGKNGVMSLNPDFVMYQIYTNQVGFRYYSVPSREDYSFDYDLTISEIKAKKPSVFFISNPHNPTGVLLPSHFINELADAMKSIGGYLVIDEAYGEFALDHPVPEGEHIIIVRTMSKVYGLAGLRIGIVIAKGKTYETITRINHPYPLNSLTLNLGSELLSNEAQLNDWFEYQKKLQQSLADAFETVRRHIKIKPTHTNFVFTYGDKAKDLYEYLYKNGYRGRVYDEPNLKNAARFSIIDEDEYPRLKELITEWGKSYD is encoded by the coding sequence ATGATCAGTATGGACAGAAATACTTCACCGAAGTCACCTCTTTCAAAAGAACAGATTATTAAGGCGGTCAACCGTACAAATATTGAAGTGTATCCGGAAGAGGAACTGACACGTTTCAAAAGACTGTATGCAGAACGTAACGGTTTTTCACCGGAAAACATTGAAGTGGCAAATGGTTCGGATGAATGGCTGCAGAAAATTATTATGACACTGGGGAAAAATGGTGTAATGTCACTGAATCCGGACTTTGTCATGTATCAGATTTATACCAATCAGGTGGGATTCCGGTATTACTCAGTACCGTCCCGTGAAGATTATTCGTTCGATTATGATTTAACAATCAGTGAAATTAAAGCTAAGAAACCATCGGTATTCTTTATTTCCAATCCGCATAATCCGACAGGCGTACTGCTGCCGAGTCATTTTATTAATGAGCTTGCGGATGCAATGAAATCGATTGGAGGATACTTAGTAATTGATGAAGCATACGGTGAATTTGCACTGGATCACCCGGTACCGGAAGGCGAGCACATCATTATCGTCCGTACGATGAGCAAAGTATACGGTCTGGCAGGCTTAAGAATCGGTATCGTTATCGCAAAAGGAAAAACTTATGAAACGATTACGAGAATTAATCACCCGTATCCGTTAAACAGTTTAACTTTAAATTTGGGCAGTGAATTACTCAGCAATGAGGCTCAGTTGAACGACTGGTTTGAATACCAGAAGAAACTGCAGCAGTCGCTTGCTGACGCATTTGAAACAGTGCGCCGACACATTAAAATTAAACCCACGCATACAAACTTTGTATTTACTTACGGTGACAAAGCGAAAGATTTATATGAATATCTTTATAAAAATGGCTACAGGGGCAGAGTGTACGATGAACCGAATTTAAAAAATGCCGCACGTTTTTCAATTATCGATGAAGATGAGTATCCGAGACTGAAAGAACTGATTACAGAATGGGGTAAATCGTATGACTAG
- the hisD gene encoding histidinol dehydrogenase, translated as MNAETFKQNFTADDSTDKESLDNVLSIIEDVKQNKDDALKKYTAQFDGQKIEDFKVPAEKLKNSFDNLSIDEQNSLILIKERIANYQQSIKYKDFEDGEFSYVYHPLERIGIYIPGGTALYPSSVLMTAVPATAAGVGNIVAVTPTFTEDNITFAALYLAGVTEVYTVGGAQAIAALAYGTESIKKVDKIVGPGNKYVALAKKQVFGDVGIDMIAGPSEILLYVDESADYTAVAYDIFAQAEHDVNARTFLLADNQEVIEGIQSEVDRLISSQVRADVIRESLKNNHYQIADTREALIDVINFIAPEHVSIQHADEQNISRKIRYAGAVFIGKYSPEAIGDYAAGPSHVLPTNQTGRFSHGLNVNDFLTSHAVINLKEGTYNNIAEAAKTIAQKEGLDAHYESLNIRTER; from the coding sequence ATGAATGCGGAGACCTTTAAACAAAATTTTACAGCTGATGACAGCACAGATAAAGAAAGCCTCGATAATGTGCTTTCTATAATAGAAGACGTAAAACAGAATAAAGATGATGCACTAAAAAAATACACAGCACAGTTCGATGGCCAGAAAATCGAAGATTTTAAAGTGCCTGCAGAAAAATTGAAAAATAGTTTTGATAATTTAAGTATTGACGAACAAAATTCGCTGATACTTATAAAAGAACGTATTGCCAATTATCAGCAGTCAATAAAATATAAAGACTTCGAAGATGGTGAATTCTCTTATGTCTATCATCCGCTTGAACGTATCGGTATTTACATTCCGGGAGGGACAGCGTTATACCCTTCAAGTGTACTGATGACAGCAGTTCCGGCAACAGCGGCAGGTGTCGGAAATATCGTTGCTGTAACGCCAACTTTCACAGAAGACAACATTACATTCGCCGCCCTGTATCTTGCAGGCGTGACCGAGGTTTATACTGTGGGCGGCGCTCAGGCCATCGCAGCGCTTGCATACGGTACAGAGTCTATTAAGAAGGTCGATAAAATCGTCGGGCCCGGAAATAAGTACGTTGCCCTTGCGAAAAAACAAGTATTTGGAGATGTCGGTATCGATATGATTGCCGGCCCAAGCGAAATTTTACTGTACGTCGATGAATCCGCGGACTATACAGCAGTCGCTTACGATATTTTTGCCCAGGCGGAACACGATGTGAATGCACGGACTTTCCTGCTCGCAGATAATCAGGAAGTTATTGAAGGTATTCAAAGTGAGGTGGACCGTTTAATCAGCTCTCAGGTAAGGGCAGACGTTATTCGTGAATCGCTGAAAAACAATCATTATCAAATTGCAGATACACGAGAAGCACTGATAGATGTAATTAACTTCATTGCACCGGAACACGTATCAATCCAGCATGCTGATGAACAGAATATCAGCCGCAAAATCCGTTATGCAGGCGCGGTCTTTATCGGCAAATACTCACCGGAAGCAATTGGTGACTATGCAGCAGGTCCTTCACACGTGCTGCCGACGAATCAGACCGGACGTTTCAGTCATGGACTGAATGTTAATGATTTTTTAACAAGTCATGCAGTGATTAATCTAAAAGAGGGAACATACAATAATATCGCAGAAGCTGCGAAGACAATTGCACAAAAGGAAGGACTCGATGCGCACTACGAGTCATTAAATATTAGAACGGAGCGATAA
- the hisG gene encoding ATP phosphoribosyltransferase — MITVALSKGRLFDDFVSYLEKYELYKYSKVLKDESRALYTIVDDIRFIFAKGPDVPVYVERGVADIGIVGSDILEEEVFSYLNVSGLPFGKCHFAIAGPPDVEHFNTVASKYTNIARKYFNDQQQPVSLIHLNGSVELAPILGLADGIVDIVQTGNTLRDNGLIEYEKILDVQARLIANKQTFYTKEDSIYEFLSEIGVIE, encoded by the coding sequence ATGATTACAGTAGCATTATCCAAAGGACGTTTGTTTGATGATTTCGTTTCATATCTGGAGAAATATGAACTGTATAAATACAGTAAAGTATTAAAAGATGAATCACGTGCACTCTATACAATTGTGGATGACATTCGCTTTATCTTTGCAAAAGGACCTGACGTTCCTGTTTATGTGGAACGCGGCGTTGCAGATATCGGTATAGTCGGCAGTGATATTCTTGAAGAAGAAGTGTTCAGCTACTTAAATGTATCGGGTCTTCCATTTGGTAAATGCCATTTTGCAATAGCGGGGCCTCCGGATGTTGAGCACTTCAACACAGTAGCTTCCAAATATACAAATATAGCGCGCAAATATTTTAACGACCAGCAGCAGCCGGTATCGCTGATTCATTTAAACGGTTCAGTGGAACTTGCACCGATTCTCGGTCTGGCAGACGGTATTGTGGATATCGTGCAGACAGGGAACACGCTGCGTGATAATGGTCTGATTGAATACGAAAAGATTCTCGACGTCCAGGCGCGTCTGATTGCGAATAAGCAGACGTTTTATACGAAAGAAGACAGCATCTATGAATTTTTAAGCGAAATTGGAGTGATTGAATGA